In Mastigocladopsis repens PCC 10914, a single window of DNA contains:
- a CDS encoding glutathione S-transferase family protein has translation MLELYQFELSQYSEKVRLILDYKGLEYRKIEVTPGIGQVELFRLTGQRQVPVLKDGNRYIVDSTEIAKYLDLNYPDRPLIPTDPKQRGLCLMMEEWADESIGIKGRKALFSAISQDQFFRKSLLPTSTPDVLKTLVEGVPNDVLKVLGLGVGYNPDTIRNAIADLKQDLEALTLLLAESPYLVGDEPTLADFAVAGLSILLKFPDGAYLDLPQTIRGKGVPGLADNPVYAPFFAWRDRLYAQFRRPLISSTTTGSPSAPTSIQIE, from the coding sequence ATGCTAGAATTATACCAGTTTGAACTCTCTCAATACTCAGAAAAAGTGCGTCTTATCCTCGATTATAAGGGGCTAGAATACCGCAAAATTGAGGTAACACCAGGAATTGGACAGGTAGAACTATTCCGGTTGACAGGTCAGCGGCAAGTACCGGTGTTGAAGGACGGTAATAGATATATAGTGGATTCAACCGAGATAGCTAAGTATTTAGACTTAAACTATCCAGACCGCCCATTAATACCAACCGATCCAAAGCAACGAGGTTTGTGTTTAATGATGGAAGAATGGGCGGATGAGTCGATTGGCATCAAAGGTCGTAAAGCACTATTTTCTGCCATTAGTCAAGACCAATTTTTTCGCAAGTCCTTACTCCCAACCAGTACACCAGATGTACTCAAAACTTTGGTCGAAGGAGTCCCCAATGATGTCCTAAAAGTTCTAGGTCTTGGGGTAGGTTACAATCCAGATACGATACGCAATGCGATCGCCGACTTAAAGCAAGACTTAGAAGCGCTGACATTGTTGTTGGCAGAGAGTCCTTATTTAGTAGGAGATGAACCTACCTTAGCTGACTTTGCTGTGGCGGGTTTATCGATATTGTTGAAGTTTCCTGATGGTGCTTATTTAGATTTACCACAAACTATCAGAGGCAAAGGAGTACCCGGATTAGCAGATAATCCAGTTTACGCACCCTTCTTTGCATGGCGCGATCGCCTCTATGCTCAATTTCGCAGACCACTTATAAGTTCTACCACGACAGGAAGTCCAAGTGCGCCGACTTCAATTCAAATTGAGTAA
- a CDS encoding TolB family protein — MQMKLTKRLPRLTSSILLGLFLTTGLTAMYTHKLVQAAFPGQNGKLVFLSNLTNNQTGEIYTMNPDGTGETPLTTGGGKSYPAWSPDGKMIAFTSGSRVWVMNADGSGQRQITNPDVVQYDMRLSWTSDGKILFMRYGGYESVIIQYFTVNPDGTGETRITQLDNAQEAVWSPDGTKIAFTISSGDEVTSYTNLWVMNVNGSGKRQLISGNRKDSSPRWSPDSTKIVFEANNSNEVQVINSDGTGLKQLADSAAEPDFSPDGSKIVFSRNQQLWTMNSDGSDQQEIRNSVTTTEVAPNWQPLPSGTSTPTPTPTNGRGKKK; from the coding sequence ATGCAAATGAAATTGACCAAACGCCTTCCTCGATTGACAAGCAGCATATTATTGGGCTTGTTCCTGACTACTGGCTTAACTGCGATGTATACGCACAAGCTTGTACAAGCAGCTTTTCCAGGACAGAATGGCAAGCTTGTGTTTCTTAGCAATCTAACAAACAATCAGACTGGTGAGATTTACACCATGAACCCTGACGGCACGGGTGAGACCCCACTCACTACAGGAGGCGGGAAGTCTTACCCTGCTTGGTCGCCCGACGGTAAAATGATCGCCTTTACTAGCGGAAGCCGAGTCTGGGTGATGAATGCCGATGGCAGCGGACAGCGCCAGATCACCAACCCGGATGTCGTGCAGTACGACATGAGGCTCTCGTGGACATCAGATGGCAAGATATTGTTCATGCGCTATGGCGGCTATGAGAGCGTTATCATTCAATACTTTACTGTCAATCCAGATGGCACAGGAGAAACCCGTATTACCCAACTTGATAACGCGCAAGAAGCTGTCTGGTCACCTGACGGTACTAAAATTGCGTTTACAATAAGCAGCGGTGATGAGGTGACCTCTTACACAAATCTCTGGGTGATGAATGTCAATGGATCGGGAAAACGGCAACTCATCAGCGGGAACCGAAAAGATAGTTCTCCTCGGTGGTCGCCTGACAGCACAAAGATTGTTTTTGAGGCAAACAATTCAAACGAAGTCCAAGTGATCAACTCTGATGGTACTGGACTCAAACAACTAGCAGACTCAGCTGCAGAACCTGACTTCTCGCCGGATGGCAGCAAGATTGTGTTCTCGCGCAATCAGCAACTCTGGACGATGAATTCCGACGGGAGCGATCAACAGGAGATTAGAAATTCGGTTACAACTACCGAAGTCGCACCAAACTGGCAACCGCTTCCAAGCGGCACGTCAACGCCAACTCCAACTCCAACCAATGGCAGGGGCAAAAAAAAATAG
- a CDS encoding fasciclin domain-containing protein, whose product MKVEYSNLLTKLASILGVTGISLFIGLPTRANEVLNPNPGIFKEAPYSVSQRILVSTQYKPGESAPKSTKTPTKSTTVAQGRGGVNPNPSILQECPYNRAACPGGGTSTPPTSAPESTPTPPGTEVPTTPPAPGADPAAGTGSKNVVAVAESNGSFTFLTKALKAAGLVETLQGKGPFTVFAPTDAAFAKLPQDAVQDLLKPENKEVLVKILQYHVVPGSVTSSDLKSGEVKSVEGGSINVKVDPSAGVTVNDAKVVQPDIKASNGVIHVIDNVILPPDL is encoded by the coding sequence ATGAAGGTTGAATACAGCAATTTGCTGACCAAGTTGGCTAGCATTCTAGGAGTAACGGGCATCAGTCTCTTTATTGGTCTACCTACTCGAGCAAACGAGGTATTAAATCCTAACCCTGGAATTTTCAAGGAAGCACCTTATAGCGTTAGTCAACGCATTTTAGTAAGCACTCAGTACAAGCCTGGTGAATCTGCGCCAAAATCCACAAAAACTCCAACTAAAAGCACAACAGTGGCACAAGGACGGGGAGGAGTAAACCCCAACCCCAGCATTTTGCAGGAGTGTCCCTATAACCGCGCTGCTTGTCCTGGAGGTGGCACTTCTACACCCCCCACATCAGCCCCTGAAAGCACACCTACCCCTCCTGGAACAGAAGTACCCACCACACCTCCTGCACCGGGAGCAGATCCAGCAGCAGGCACAGGCAGCAAGAACGTGGTAGCAGTTGCAGAGTCCAACGGCTCCTTTACGTTTCTCACCAAGGCTTTGAAAGCAGCGGGACTTGTAGAAACTTTGCAAGGTAAAGGTCCTTTCACCGTCTTCGCACCCACTGATGCAGCATTTGCTAAACTGCCACAAGACGCTGTACAAGATTTGTTGAAGCCAGAAAATAAAGAAGTCCTGGTGAAGATTTTGCAATATCATGTGGTGCCAGGTTCGGTAACATCCAGCGACTTGAAATCTGGAGAAGTCAAAAGCGTTGAAGGTGGTTCAATTAACGTTAAGGTTGATCCGAGCGCTGGTGTGACAGTGAATGATGCTAAAGTTGTTCAGCCTGATATCAAAGCCAGCAACGGCGTTATCCATGTGATTGATAATGTGATTTTGCCTCCTGACTTGTAA